A region of Curvibacter sp. AEP1-3 DNA encodes the following proteins:
- a CDS encoding DUF1631 family protein, whose product MKKYLLRRLGVAHEPGDDKPSLSTCIEAVLEQSDALLEDVLEGLQLMLAVAGGNTLHARLHPVRQAAVDRLNAQCAEAKAVFRVELRSAVYGGGSFRKPQISQVRFDDFQFLEEEQIDANIELAVTEQEVNRSVEAVLPALNALVSSLMGWASVQAHLNPLKPEAFVHALREAFGQVLPDDETRSAVMAPAAGILGAALNNMYKELVEWLKSHGVEPVAAYAPSSNPFGAPAKPVETAVTRSLLTLDKLRRLLSGELDPRPMVAGNADFTHTVPASFVALEDMKLVEPMLKRLSQRASRVDSDSGKTLATTSRAKVEALQGKALGKELGEEVVRLMLENLMQDRRLLEGVRQSVVNMEPVLQRLSAHDPRFFADRKHPARVFLDRMTHRSLAFQSEDDAGYFHFQKTLDNAISVLAGGGGDAKAFERMVRKLEEGWAQEDQQQKQLAAEAARGLMHAEQRNMLAQRLAQEFAQRMTFKNAPEIVLAFLRGPWAQVVAEYQLKFADGTDDSEGYLALVDDLIWSVQPRLVRKNRPRLVGLVPQMLLKIRQGLLLVDYPEERIPPFFDALIDIHEQAFDNAKYVAQRDAPTTAPEAVEAAAEMTDDELWIAEMEAQDSGFLTHMQMPKPATADVPEVSDPELQNAWGAENLRTGSWVDLALGGEWVRAQLSWASPHRTLFMFMSSGGMAHSMSRRTMDRLRGLGLIRLVSDGHVMDNALDAVAREALLNDVKNAFDGPPVANK is encoded by the coding sequence ATGAAGAAATACCTGTTGCGACGCTTGGGCGTGGCCCACGAGCCCGGCGATGACAAGCCGTCTTTATCCACGTGTATTGAGGCGGTGCTTGAGCAAAGCGATGCTTTGCTGGAGGACGTGCTGGAAGGTTTGCAACTTATGTTGGCGGTGGCCGGTGGCAACACCTTGCACGCCCGTTTGCACCCGGTTCGCCAAGCTGCGGTAGACCGGCTGAACGCCCAGTGCGCCGAAGCCAAGGCGGTGTTCCGTGTTGAGCTGCGTAGCGCGGTGTACGGAGGGGGCTCCTTCCGCAAGCCCCAGATCAGTCAAGTTCGTTTTGATGACTTCCAGTTTTTGGAAGAAGAACAAATTGACGCCAACATCGAACTGGCGGTCACGGAGCAAGAGGTAAATCGCTCGGTGGAGGCCGTACTGCCGGCGCTCAATGCATTGGTGAGCAGCCTGATGGGCTGGGCCAGCGTGCAGGCGCATCTGAATCCGCTGAAGCCGGAGGCTTTTGTGCATGCCCTGAGAGAGGCATTCGGACAGGTCTTGCCGGATGACGAAACCCGATCGGCTGTTATGGCCCCTGCTGCCGGCATCCTGGGTGCGGCGCTGAATAATATGTACAAGGAGCTGGTGGAGTGGCTCAAGTCCCACGGTGTGGAGCCCGTAGCTGCCTACGCGCCGTCGTCCAATCCTTTTGGTGCTCCGGCGAAGCCGGTCGAAACAGCGGTCACCCGCAGTCTGTTGACCCTGGATAAGCTCCGTCGCTTGCTGTCTGGAGAGTTGGACCCGCGCCCCATGGTGGCAGGAAATGCCGACTTCACCCATACCGTGCCTGCCTCATTTGTGGCGCTGGAAGATATGAAGCTGGTGGAGCCCATGCTCAAGCGTTTGTCGCAACGCGCAAGTCGTGTGGATTCAGACAGCGGAAAGACGTTGGCGACCACCTCCCGAGCCAAAGTCGAAGCACTTCAAGGCAAGGCACTGGGCAAAGAGCTGGGCGAGGAAGTGGTGCGACTCATGTTGGAAAACCTGATGCAGGACCGACGTTTGCTCGAAGGCGTACGGCAATCGGTCGTGAACATGGAGCCTGTATTGCAGCGCCTCTCCGCCCATGACCCGCGGTTCTTTGCCGATCGAAAGCACCCCGCGCGTGTTTTTCTGGACCGCATGACTCACCGCAGTTTGGCGTTTCAGTCAGAGGACGATGCGGGCTATTTTCACTTTCAGAAGACGCTGGACAACGCCATCAGCGTGCTGGCCGGCGGCGGGGGCGACGCCAAGGCCTTTGAACGTATGGTCCGCAAGCTGGAAGAGGGCTGGGCCCAGGAGGACCAGCAGCAGAAGCAATTGGCTGCAGAGGCTGCTCGGGGACTGATGCACGCCGAGCAGCGAAATATGTTGGCCCAGCGCTTGGCTCAGGAGTTCGCGCAACGCATGACCTTCAAGAATGCACCGGAGATCGTGCTGGCATTTTTGCGGGGACCCTGGGCGCAGGTGGTGGCCGAATATCAACTGAAGTTTGCTGATGGCACCGACGATTCTGAAGGGTACCTGGCGTTGGTGGACGACCTCATCTGGAGCGTGCAACCGCGACTGGTGCGAAAAAACCGGCCACGTTTGGTCGGGTTGGTCCCCCAGATGCTGCTCAAAATTCGTCAGGGCTTGTTGCTGGTGGACTACCCCGAAGAACGGATTCCCCCGTTTTTCGATGCTTTGATTGACATCCACGAACAAGCCTTTGACAACGCCAAATACGTAGCTCAACGAGATGCGCCGACCACCGCACCAGAGGCGGTGGAAGCTGCAGCCGAAATGACGGACGACGAGCTCTGGATAGCCGAAATGGAGGCCCAGGATTCGGGATTTCTCACGCACATGCAGATGCCCAAGCCTGCGACGGCAGACGTTCCTGAGGTGTCGGACCCGGAGCTCCAGAATGCCTGGGGTGCAGAAAACTTACGTACAGGTTCTTGGGTAGACCTCGCGTTGGGAGGCGAGTGGGTGCGGGCACAGTTGTCCTGGGCCAGTCCTCACCGGACCTTGTTCATGTTCATGTCAAGCGGAGGTATGGCGCATTCCATGTCACGCCGGACTATGGACAGACTTCGCGGCTTGGGATTGATCCGCTTGGTCTCTGACGGTCATGTGATGGATAACGCATTGGATGCGGTTGCCCGTGAAGCTTTGTTGAATGACGTGAAAAACGCGTTCGATGGCCCTCCAGTGGCCAACAAATAA
- the ettA gene encoding energy-dependent translational throttle protein EttA, with amino-acid sequence MAQYVFSMNRVGKIVPPKRHILKDISLSFFPGAKIGVLGTNGSGKSTLLKIMAGVDKEIEGEAIPMAGLNIGYLPQEPQLDPSHTVREAVESGMGKVFSAKARLEEVYAAYGAEDADFDALAAEQAELEAIIATAGTDSEHQLEIAADALRLPPWDANIGVLSGGEKRRVALCRLLLSKPDMLLLDEPTNHLDAESVDWLEQFLQRYSGTVVAITHDRYFLDNAAEWILELDRGSGIPYKGNYSDWLTQKGARLEAEQKGEEARAKALKKELEWSRQNPKARQAKSKARLARFEELSDYEYQKRNETNEIFIPVADRLGSQVIEFKGVSKSFGDRVLIDNLSFNIPAGAIVGIIGPNGAGKSTLFKLIAGREKPDSGEVVIGSTVKMAFVDQHRDALSDDKTVWEDVSGGLDILNVGKFQMASRAYCGRFNFNGGDQQKKVGMLSGGERGRLHLAKTLIAGGNVLMLDEPSNDLDVETLRALEDALLEFAGTMLVISHDRWFLDRIATHILAAEGDSQWTFFDGNYQEYEADKKKRLGEEGAKPKRVRYKALK; translated from the coding sequence ATGGCCCAATACGTTTTCTCCATGAACCGCGTCGGCAAGATCGTGCCCCCCAAGCGGCACATTCTTAAAGACATCTCCCTTTCCTTTTTTCCCGGTGCCAAGATCGGCGTCTTGGGTACTAACGGTTCCGGCAAATCCACCCTGCTCAAGATCATGGCGGGTGTGGACAAGGAAATTGAGGGCGAAGCCATTCCCATGGCCGGCTTGAATATCGGTTATCTGCCCCAGGAACCCCAACTCGATCCGAGCCACACTGTGCGTGAAGCTGTCGAAAGCGGCATGGGCAAGGTGTTTTCTGCCAAAGCCCGCCTTGAAGAGGTGTATGCGGCTTACGGTGCGGAAGACGCCGACTTTGACGCATTGGCCGCTGAACAGGCCGAGCTCGAAGCCATCATCGCAACCGCTGGCACGGACTCTGAGCATCAATTGGAAATTGCTGCTGACGCCCTGCGTCTGCCCCCATGGGATGCCAACATCGGCGTCCTGTCCGGCGGTGAAAAGCGCCGCGTGGCTCTGTGCCGGCTGTTGCTCTCCAAGCCTGACATGTTGCTGCTCGACGAACCCACCAACCACTTGGACGCCGAATCGGTGGACTGGTTGGAGCAGTTTCTGCAACGCTATTCCGGCACAGTGGTCGCTATTACCCACGATCGCTACTTCCTGGACAACGCGGCGGAGTGGATTTTGGAATTGGACCGTGGCTCCGGCATTCCATACAAGGGCAACTATTCCGATTGGCTGACCCAAAAGGGCGCCCGCCTGGAAGCCGAACAAAAAGGCGAAGAAGCCCGTGCCAAAGCCTTGAAGAAGGAATTGGAGTGGTCCCGTCAGAACCCCAAGGCCCGCCAAGCGAAAAGCAAGGCCCGTCTGGCCCGCTTTGAAGAATTGAGTGACTACGAATACCAGAAGCGCAACGAGACCAACGAGATCTTTATTCCCGTGGCGGACCGCTTGGGTAGCCAAGTGATTGAGTTCAAGGGCGTGAGCAAGTCTTTTGGCGACCGCGTGCTGATCGACAACCTGAGCTTCAACATCCCTGCCGGCGCGATTGTCGGCATCATCGGCCCCAACGGCGCCGGTAAATCGACATTGTTCAAGCTGATCGCAGGCCGTGAAAAGCCGGACTCGGGTGAAGTCGTTATCGGCTCTACGGTCAAGATGGCATTTGTCGACCAGCACCGGGACGCATTGTCGGATGACAAGACCGTCTGGGAAGATGTTTCCGGTGGCCTCGACATCCTGAACGTGGGCAAGTTCCAGATGGCCAGCCGCGCCTATTGCGGTCGATTCAACTTCAACGGCGGCGACCAGCAGAAGAAAGTGGGCATGTTGTCAGGTGGTGAGCGAGGTCGGTTGCACTTGGCAAAGACTTTGATCGCAGGCGGCAATGTGCTGATGCTGGATGAACCGTCCAACGATCTGGACGTGGAAACCCTGCGTGCCCTGGAAGATGCGCTGCTCGAATTCGCCGGGACCATGCTGGTGATTTCTCACGATCGCTGGTTCCTGGACCGTATCGCGACTCACATCCTCGCTGCCGAAGGTGACAGCCAGTGGACCTTCTTTGATGGCAACTACCAAGAGTACGAAGCCGACAAGAAGAAGCGTCTGGGCGAAGAGGGTGCCAAACCCAAGCGCGTGCGTTATAAAGCCCTGAAGTAA
- a CDS encoding flavin reductase family protein encodes MNPPSRARSALPPDFSSQQFRQALGMFATGVTIVTAQAADGTLVGLTANSFNSVSLTPPLVLWSLSQKAGSMEAFSRGAHYAINILAADQQALATQFATKDIDRYAGVGFTRGTNGAPLLDGAVAHFECFNRSQYEEGDHVIFVGEVERCSHRSGASPLLYHGGKFYAEHPL; translated from the coding sequence ATGAACCCACCCTCCCGCGCTCGCAGCGCGCTGCCCCCCGATTTCTCCAGCCAGCAGTTCCGCCAAGCGCTGGGCATGTTTGCCACCGGGGTCACCATCGTCACCGCGCAGGCGGCCGATGGCACCTTGGTCGGTTTAACTGCCAATTCGTTCAACTCCGTCTCTCTCACTCCGCCCTTGGTGCTCTGGAGCTTGTCGCAAAAGGCGGGCTCCATGGAAGCATTCAGCCGCGGCGCCCACTACGCCATCAATATTCTGGCTGCAGACCAGCAAGCGTTGGCGACCCAGTTCGCGACCAAAGACATCGACCGCTACGCTGGCGTCGGCTTTACACGTGGCACTAATGGCGCGCCTTTGCTGGATGGAGCGGTGGCGCATTTTGAATGTTTCAATCGCAGCCAATACGAGGAAGGTGACCATGTGATCTTTGTCGGCGAGGTGGAGCGCTGCAGCCACCGGAGCGGCGCATCGCCCTTGCTCTACCATGGTGGCAAGTTCTACGCTGAGCACCCGCTATAG
- a CDS encoding TAXI family TRAP transporter solute-binding subunit — protein MSLHLPRPVKAALLAFWDLFTSASPLLFAGAGLIWLAYWWLDPMPPKHLTLVTGPEQSAYAEMGEQYAKLLRQQGITVDLVKTEGSADNLRKLQAGEADAGFVQGGSASVPQDEDAEELLTLGNLFVEPIWLFYRSSAATAISETGHLNSLNQLATLRLNAGTAGSGVPPLMDALMDMHRMDPKKARLSHLEQTPATIQLLQGKLDAVVFASAPQAPMVQMLLQTPGIRLMDFPQNEAYARRLPFITPVTLPRGVVDLARNVPSQDVHLIATTTSMLVRDGLHPGLRQLLAQAAVQTHGQSGWFNRAREFPNASHSEFALAPEAERTLKNGIPTLQRYIPFTLANLVERMWLALGIIIAVLLPLGKIAPPLYAYRVRSRVFRWYGQLRDIESRFEASPGSAADLIAELAEIESKVEKVILPLSYADELYALRNHIGLVRQRLATA, from the coding sequence ATGTCACTGCATCTGCCCCGCCCCGTCAAAGCTGCCCTTCTCGCATTCTGGGATCTCTTTACCTCTGCGAGCCCCTTGCTGTTTGCAGGTGCCGGGCTGATTTGGCTGGCCTATTGGTGGTTGGACCCCATGCCTCCCAAGCACCTGACGCTGGTGACCGGTCCGGAGCAAAGCGCGTATGCGGAGATGGGCGAGCAATATGCCAAGTTGCTTCGCCAACAAGGCATCACGGTGGACCTGGTGAAAACAGAAGGGTCTGCGGACAACCTACGCAAACTTCAAGCAGGAGAAGCTGATGCCGGTTTCGTGCAAGGCGGCAGCGCCAGCGTGCCTCAGGATGAAGATGCGGAAGAGTTGCTCACCTTGGGAAACCTGTTTGTCGAGCCGATCTGGCTCTTCTACCGCAGCAGTGCAGCGACAGCCATCAGCGAAACCGGGCATCTGAACTCCTTGAATCAGTTGGCGACATTGCGCCTCAATGCCGGCACCGCAGGCAGTGGCGTACCGCCCCTGATGGATGCACTGATGGACATGCACCGCATGGACCCCAAGAAAGCCCGCTTGAGCCATTTGGAGCAAACACCAGCCACTATCCAATTGTTGCAAGGCAAGTTGGACGCAGTGGTTTTCGCCTCGGCGCCCCAAGCCCCCATGGTGCAAATGTTGCTGCAAACCCCGGGTATCCGGTTGATGGATTTTCCGCAGAACGAGGCCTATGCACGGCGACTACCCTTCATCACACCTGTGACCCTGCCCCGTGGCGTGGTGGATTTGGCACGCAATGTGCCATCCCAGGACGTACACCTGATTGCCACCACCACCAGCATGTTGGTACGGGATGGACTACATCCAGGCCTGCGCCAGCTGTTGGCCCAAGCTGCGGTGCAGACGCACGGCCAATCGGGTTGGTTCAATCGGGCCCGGGAGTTCCCCAACGCATCACATAGTGAGTTTGCGCTGGCGCCTGAAGCCGAGCGGACCCTGAAGAACGGCATCCCGACCCTGCAACGCTACATACCATTCACTCTTGCAAATCTGGTGGAGCGCATGTGGTTGGCCTTGGGCATCATCATTGCCGTTTTGCTGCCCTTGGGAAAAATCGCTCCCCCTTTGTATGCCTACCGAGTACGTTCCCGAGTCTTCCGCTGGTATGGCCAACTACGCGACATCGAGAGCCGCTTCGAGGCATCCCCCGGCTCCGCAGCTGATTTGATCGCTGAACTGGCTGAGATCGAATCCAAGGTCGAAAAAGTGATTCTTCCGCTGTCTTACGCAGATGAGCTGTACGCGCTGCGCAACCACATCGGCTTGGTGCGCCAACGACTGGCTACAGCGTAG
- a CDS encoding amino acid ABC transporter permease: MSATTFKPIEARPAPVKTDGLVAWIRFNLFGDWKTTLGTLVIGAFLLAIVPRFLNWALVQAVWVPNFEACHVEGAGACWGVIVEKFRIIIFGRFPFEEQWRPLIATLLLCSLLVASCMRMFWKAWLGLAWVVVLGSFFMLMSGGVFGMSKVDTDRWGGLPLTLLLSSLSMAMAFPLALLIALGRRSNLPAIKSLCTIYVELIRGVPLISVLFMASFMFPLLMPQGFNIDVLVRVLAGITLFAAAYMAEVIRGGLQAVPKGQIEAAATLGLSYWQTQRKIVLPQALSMVVPGIMNNFISTFKDTSLVTIVSLYELTGSMSLALNSDADWRPYKIEGYLFIALIYFGFCFSMSRYSLWIEKQVNKSKLR, from the coding sequence ATGAGCGCAACTACATTCAAACCTATCGAAGCACGCCCGGCGCCGGTCAAGACCGACGGCTTGGTAGCGTGGATTCGCTTCAATTTGTTCGGCGACTGGAAGACCACGCTGGGCACCCTGGTCATCGGGGCCTTCCTGCTGGCTATCGTCCCGCGCTTCTTGAACTGGGCACTGGTTCAGGCGGTGTGGGTGCCCAACTTCGAGGCCTGCCACGTCGAAGGCGCTGGTGCCTGCTGGGGTGTGATCGTGGAAAAATTCCGCATCATCATCTTTGGCCGCTTCCCCTTCGAAGAGCAATGGCGCCCGCTGATCGCCACCCTGCTGTTGTGCAGCCTGCTGGTGGCAAGCTGCATGCGCATGTTCTGGAAAGCATGGCTGGGCCTGGCCTGGGTCGTGGTCCTGGGCAGCTTCTTCATGCTAATGTCCGGCGGTGTGTTCGGCATGAGCAAGGTCGATACAGACCGCTGGGGTGGCCTGCCCTTGACGCTGTTGCTATCCTCCTTGTCCATGGCCATGGCCTTCCCGCTGGCTTTGTTGATAGCCCTGGGGCGCCGCTCCAACCTGCCTGCCATCAAGAGCCTGTGCACTATCTATGTGGAACTGATCCGTGGCGTGCCGCTGATCTCGGTGCTGTTCATGGCGTCCTTCATGTTCCCGCTGCTGATGCCCCAGGGCTTCAACATCGACGTGCTGGTTCGCGTACTGGCGGGTATCACCCTGTTTGCAGCGGCCTACATGGCCGAGGTGATTCGCGGCGGCTTGCAGGCGGTGCCCAAAGGGCAAATTGAAGCTGCCGCCACACTGGGCCTGTCGTACTGGCAGACACAACGCAAGATCGTGTTGCCGCAAGCCCTGTCCATGGTGGTGCCCGGCATCATGAACAACTTCATCTCGACCTTCAAGGACACTTCACTGGTGACCATTGTGAGTTTGTATGAGCTGACAGGCTCCATGAGCCTGGCCCTGAACTCGGATGCCGACTGGCGCCCCTACAAGATCGAAGGCTACCTCTTCATCGCCCTGATTTACTTCGGATTTTGCTTCTCCATGTCGCGCTACAGCCTCTGGATCGAAAAGCAAGTCAACAAGAGCAAACTCCGCTAA
- a CDS encoding M14 family murein peptide amidase A encodes MCESAALQDLKARSGQGRVIWGRDVGSTDANFKVLVIGGIHGDEMSSTSLVYHWLGLAMTPPSDSPLNIHWRFIPSLNPDGLFAKPARRTNGNGVDLNRNFPTPNWARDAKVYWEQRTKRDPRRWPGNKPVSEPESRFLLEQMDNFKPNLIVSVHAPYGVLDFDGPSVPPSKLGRLYLDQVGIFPGSLGNYAGVHRRIPVVTIELPSAGRLPQDAEVRQMWMDLLRWTNDRLGPSASATVP; translated from the coding sequence ATGTGTGAATCTGCTGCATTGCAGGACCTCAAGGCCCGATCGGGGCAGGGGCGGGTCATTTGGGGGCGTGATGTCGGCTCCACGGATGCGAATTTCAAGGTGTTGGTGATTGGGGGAATCCACGGCGACGAAATGTCGTCTACCTCTCTGGTCTATCACTGGCTGGGGTTGGCGATGACACCGCCCTCAGACTCGCCGCTCAACATCCACTGGCGTTTCATTCCCAGCCTGAATCCGGATGGATTGTTTGCGAAGCCGGCGCGTCGTACCAACGGAAATGGTGTGGACTTGAACCGCAATTTCCCCACGCCGAACTGGGCGCGTGATGCCAAGGTCTATTGGGAGCAACGTACCAAGCGCGATCCACGTCGGTGGCCGGGCAACAAACCGGTGTCCGAACCTGAGTCCCGTTTCTTGCTGGAGCAGATGGATAACTTCAAACCGAACTTGATCGTCAGCGTACATGCACCCTATGGCGTGCTGGACTTTGATGGTCCTTCGGTGCCGCCCAGCAAGTTGGGTCGCTTATACCTGGATCAGGTGGGAATCTTCCCCGGCTCGCTGGGTAACTATGCAGGGGTACACCGGCGTATTCCGGTGGTCACCATTGAGCTGCCCAGTGCGGGTCGCTTGCCGCAGGATGCAGAAGTCCGTCAGATGTGGATGGATTTGCTGCGCTGGACCAACGACCGCCTGGGTCCGTCAGCTTCTGCCACCGTACCCTGA
- a CDS encoding amino acid ABC transporter ATP-binding protein, giving the protein MSEPIITFNKVNKWYGNNFHVLRDIDLTVTKGERIVVCGPSGSGKSTMIRCINRLEEHQQGNLIVDGVELTDDVKAIDDVRKKVGMVFQQFNLFPHLTVLENLTLSPMWVGKMPKKEAEEKAMIQLERVRIANQANKYPLQLSGGQQQRVAIARALCLKPKIMLFDEPTSALDPEMIKEVLDVMIEMASQGITMICVTHEMGFAKAVADRVIFMDQGQIVEQNTPHEFFNNPQNERSRDFLSKILGH; this is encoded by the coding sequence ATGTCTGAACCCATCATCACCTTCAACAAAGTCAACAAGTGGTACGGCAACAATTTCCACGTACTGCGCGATATTGACCTGACCGTCACCAAAGGCGAACGTATCGTGGTTTGCGGCCCCTCCGGCTCCGGCAAGTCCACCATGATCCGCTGCATCAACCGCCTCGAAGAACACCAGCAAGGCAACTTGATCGTGGACGGCGTGGAACTCACCGACGACGTGAAAGCCATCGACGACGTGCGCAAGAAAGTCGGCATGGTGTTCCAGCAGTTCAACCTTTTCCCGCACCTCACCGTGCTGGAAAACCTGACGCTGTCCCCCATGTGGGTCGGCAAAATGCCGAAGAAAGAAGCCGAAGAAAAGGCCATGATCCAGTTGGAGCGTGTGCGCATCGCCAACCAGGCCAACAAGTACCCGCTGCAACTCTCCGGTGGTCAGCAGCAGCGTGTGGCTATCGCCCGTGCGCTATGCCTGAAGCCGAAGATCATGCTGTTCGATGAGCCGACTTCGGCCCTGGACCCGGAGATGATCAAGGAAGTGCTGGACGTTATGATTGAGATGGCCAGCCAGGGCATCACCATGATCTGTGTGACCCACGAAATGGGCTTTGCGAAAGCCGTGGCCGACCGTGTGATCTTTATGGACCAGGGCCAGATCGTGGAGCAGAACACGCCTCACGAGTTCTTCAACAACCCGCAAAACGAGCGCAGCCGCGACTTCTTGTCCAAGATTCTGGGCCACTAA
- a CDS encoding DUF1631 family protein: MQDINPRYASLYQATVKDAAAGGNAIMGKLIASLRRDLQARESASRDFRERDVHAESLKQLYQHEQTLREGYGPALLEQFTRPSEAIKAAMPSIAEVQFDQLELMDEVQVQESVNMARAQQMAMLAAEASLAELNTLICATLGLQTVRPERNPLRPEAYITALRNTVERTPAPAAMRLDWLTVMGIALGAELKVLYSSLASQLKTQGVVAAGYAVTPAPSASGTPSGGRGREAAAPAPFSETSRYSAPGSAEREALIARELRAPKPVTDPALLTLDRLRKLLAGELDQLGTPHRVAAFAQQFARQFESPGGYGGPVAESHSDFASTVPAAFEALTEMKQVDRVVQRLEQRRGGVAPAAGLQGLQAVREDIRRSASGVAQALSLEVVNLMVDNIARDPRLLEPVQALIRELEPALMRLALVDARLFTDKHHAARMLVQEVTHRSLAYANVQSPGFLAFLDEVREAIAPLANAQPEGPEMFADALHELQAMWNEEAAKQAQARTQAVKALEKAEQRNLLAEKIAREIDSHPDAAKVPDVVLAFLCGPWAQVVAQARLSGGAGSAAADKYQALISALLWSTHPDLAHKNIAKLTKLVPLLLSTLRDGLETVQYPATKTSAFLEALMGLHQAAFRAVHKEATAAAVKVETAAPKAAAATPARNRPVEDGNPWVAPSEAQDSNFLDIPDEAPPTTTAATTILSPVVPPVASGPGAGGLPLGSWVELHTNGEWVRTQLTWASPHGTLFLFTSAAGSTQSMTRRTHDKLVAAGQLRVISAQPVVDGALDAVAQQAMKNSVDSTL, encoded by the coding sequence ATGCAAGATATCAACCCGCGTTACGCGTCTCTTTACCAGGCGACTGTCAAAGACGCCGCGGCGGGTGGTAACGCCATCATGGGCAAGCTGATTGCCTCTTTGCGTCGTGACTTGCAAGCTCGCGAGAGTGCTTCTCGGGATTTTCGTGAGCGCGATGTGCATGCGGAGTCTCTCAAGCAGCTTTACCAACACGAACAAACCTTGCGCGAGGGCTATGGCCCTGCGCTTTTGGAGCAGTTCACACGCCCGTCCGAGGCCATCAAGGCGGCGATGCCATCAATTGCTGAAGTCCAGTTCGATCAACTCGAGTTGATGGATGAGGTGCAAGTGCAAGAGAGCGTCAACATGGCGCGGGCCCAACAAATGGCCATGTTGGCAGCAGAGGCCAGTCTGGCGGAGCTCAACACCCTGATTTGCGCTACCTTGGGTCTGCAAACCGTACGCCCGGAGCGCAACCCATTGCGCCCTGAGGCTTACATCACTGCGCTGCGCAATACGGTAGAGCGCACGCCTGCACCCGCTGCCATGCGGTTGGATTGGCTGACCGTGATGGGTATTGCCTTGGGTGCTGAGCTCAAAGTGCTGTATTCCAGCCTTGCTTCTCAATTGAAGACACAAGGCGTAGTCGCTGCAGGATATGCCGTCACGCCTGCGCCCTCTGCGTCTGGTACGCCTAGCGGGGGTAGGGGGCGTGAAGCTGCAGCACCGGCTCCGTTTTCAGAAACATCGCGATATAGCGCTCCAGGCAGTGCGGAGCGTGAGGCCCTGATCGCCCGAGAGTTGCGGGCGCCGAAGCCGGTGACGGACCCGGCACTTTTGACCTTGGATCGCCTGCGTAAATTGCTGGCCGGCGAGCTCGATCAGCTGGGGACGCCGCATCGTGTGGCCGCTTTCGCGCAACAGTTTGCACGTCAGTTCGAGTCTCCCGGCGGCTACGGCGGACCGGTTGCAGAGAGTCACTCAGATTTCGCATCCACGGTGCCGGCGGCCTTCGAAGCGCTGACCGAGATGAAGCAAGTAGACCGTGTCGTGCAACGACTGGAGCAGCGACGTGGCGGCGTTGCTCCTGCAGCGGGCTTGCAAGGGCTGCAAGCCGTACGCGAAGACATCAGGCGCAGTGCCAGCGGTGTCGCACAGGCGTTGAGCCTGGAGGTGGTGAACCTGATGGTAGACAACATCGCCAGGGATCCCCGTCTTCTGGAACCGGTTCAGGCATTGATTCGTGAGCTGGAGCCGGCGCTGATGCGCTTGGCGTTGGTGGATGCCCGCTTGTTTACCGACAAGCACCACGCAGCGCGTATGCTGGTTCAAGAGGTGACCCACCGCAGCTTGGCCTACGCCAATGTGCAGAGCCCGGGTTTTCTGGCTTTCCTCGATGAGGTACGTGAGGCCATCGCACCTTTGGCCAACGCACAGCCGGAGGGCCCGGAAATGTTTGCAGATGCCTTGCATGAACTGCAGGCAATGTGGAATGAAGAAGCAGCCAAGCAGGCCCAAGCCCGTACACAAGCGGTCAAGGCCCTGGAGAAAGCTGAGCAACGCAACTTGCTGGCCGAGAAAATTGCCCGCGAAATCGACTCCCATCCTGACGCGGCCAAGGTGCCTGATGTAGTGCTGGCATTTTTGTGCGGTCCATGGGCACAGGTGGTGGCGCAAGCGCGCCTCTCTGGAGGCGCCGGTTCTGCGGCGGCTGACAAGTACCAAGCGCTGATTTCTGCCCTGTTGTGGAGTACCCACCCGGATCTGGCCCACAAGAATATTGCCAAGCTCACCAAGCTGGTACCTTTGCTGCTCAGCACTTTGCGCGACGGACTGGAGACTGTCCAGTACCCTGCCACCAAAACCAGTGCTTTCCTGGAAGCACTCATGGGCTTGCACCAAGCTGCTTTCAGGGCTGTGCACAAAGAGGCTACTGCCGCTGCAGTCAAGGTGGAAACGGCAGCTCCCAAGGCCGCTGCAGCGACGCCCGCGCGCAACCGCCCTGTGGAGGACGGAAACCCTTGGGTGGCACCATCGGAAGCACAAGACTCCAATTTTCTGGATATTCCGGACGAGGCACCTCCTACAACAACGGCTGCTACCACCATTTTGTCGCCCGTGGTGCCACCGGTGGCATCCGGACCGGGAGCCGGGGGATTGCCGCTGGGCTCGTGGGTCGAATTGCACACCAATGGCGAATGGGTGCGCACCCAGCTCACCTGGGCGAGCCCGCACGGTACCTTGTTCCTGTTTACGAGTGCAGCTGGTTCGACCCAGTCCATGACACGCCGAACCCACGACAAACTGGTGGCGGCGGGTCAGCTGCGTGTGATTTCGGCACAGCCCGTGGTCGACGGCGCGTTGGATGCCGTAGCCCAGCAGGCCATGAAAAACAGCGTGGACTCTACGCTGTAG